From a single Carassius carassius chromosome 8, fCarCar2.1, whole genome shotgun sequence genomic region:
- the cart4 gene encoding cocaine- and amphetamine-regulated transcript 4 — protein MDSVRAAVYLSVLLSLLCVCRGQMSLDNRLSAQEEQDIKRDLAEALDELLDGDQDDRISVEKKASVIPRCDVGERCAMKHGPRIGRLCDCMRGTACNTFFLRCY, from the exons atggacagcgtcCGCGCGGCGGTTTACCTGAGCGTGCTCCTCTCGCTGCTCTGCGTCTGCAGGGGTCAGATGTCACTGGACAACCGACTGAGCGCGCAAGAGGAGCAGGACATCAAAAGAGACCTG GCTGAGGCGCTCGATGAACTTTTGGATGGAGATCAGGACGATCGGATATCTGTGGAGAAAAAAGCTAGTGTCATTCCAAGG TGTGATGTGGGGGAGCGCTGCGCCATGAAGCACGGACCGCGCATCGGGAGACTGTGTGATTGCATGCGAGGAACAGCCTGCAATACTTTCTTCTTGCGCTGCTACTGA